The following is a genomic window from Deltaproteobacteria bacterium.
CGCTGCGGCTCGGTACGCGGATAGAGCGCGGGGACATCCTGCGCGTGATCGGGCGACGCGCGCGGACGGACGCGGTGGGGAAGCTGGTCGGGGCGACGGTGCGGTTCACCACGGAGTCCGACATCCTCACGGTGGCACTGGGATTGGCCGTCGGCTACGTCGCCGGAACCCTCAGGGTGACGATCGGCCACGTGCCCGTGTGCCTCGGTGCGCCCGCTGGCGTGATGCTCGCGGGCATCGTCATCAGCACGCTGCGTTCCCGCTATCCCCTGTTTGGCGGCCCGGTCTCCGAGGGCGCGCGCAGCTTGCTGCAGGCCCTCGGGCTCGACGTGTTCATCGCGGTGGTGGCGGTGAACACGGCGCCGAACGTTGCCGGCGCCTACACGGGCGGCTACGTCTCCGTGCTGCTGGCGATCGGCGTGGTCGCGTCGTTGGTGCCGCCGCTCGCCGCGTGGGTGGTCGGGCGCACGATCCTGGACCTCAATCCGGCCATCCTGCTCGGCATGATCTGCGGGGCCCGGCACTCGACCCCTGCGCTGCGGGCCGCGCAGGAGGAATGCGGCAGCGCCGTCCCGGCGGTCGGCTATCCGGTGGCGTACGCGGTCTCGTCGTTGCTGGTGCTCCTCGGCGGCTACCTGGCGCTCTTCCTGTAGCGCGTGCTCGAAGCCGCCGGCCGACGAATGCGGCGTCGCGTTCTCAGGCACGGAGGCCGCTGATCCCGAGCAGTGCGGCCGTGTGGCGCGCGATCATCAGTTCTTCGTTGGTCGGGATCACCCAGGCCGAGACCCGACTGTCGGCCGTGGTGATCCGCGGCCCGTGCGCGGCGTTGGCGTCGGCGTCGAGCGTCACGCCGAGCCACGCGGAGGCCTCGCAGACGCGCCGCCGGATCTCGGCGGAGCGTTCGCCGATGCCGGCGGTGAAGACGAGCGCGTCGACGCCGCCGAGCACGGCCGCGAGGGCGCCCACCTGCTTCGCGGCCTGGTAGACGAAGTAGTCGATCGCGAGGCGCGCGGCCGGGTCGGTGCTGGCGAGCAGGTCGCGCATGTCGTTGCTGACGCCCGAGATCCCGAGCAGCCCCGATTGCTTGTAAAGCATCGCCTCGACCTCTTTTGCCGAGCGCCCCATCGTCTGGAAGAGGTGGAGGATCACGCCCGGGTCGACCGTGCCCGGCCGCGTGCCCATGCAGAGCCCATCGAGCGCCGTGAAGCCGAGGGTGCTGTCGATGCTCTTCCTCCCCCGCAGGGCGCAGAGGCTCGCGCCGCTTCCGAGGTGCGCGACGATCACGCGTCCGTCGGCGACGGTCGGCGCCACTTCGGGCAGCACCGAGGCGATGTACTCGTACGAGAGCCCGTGGAAGCCGTAGCGCTGTACCCCGGCGTCGCGCACCGCCTTCGGGAGCGGTACCAGCTCCGCGACGGCCGGCTGGCCGCGGTGGAAGCTGGTGTCGAAGCAGGCCACCTGCGGCACGTCGGGGAGCCGCTCGCGCACGGCTTCGATCGCGGCGAGGTTGTAGGGCTGGTGGAGTGGGGCGAGCGGGATCAGCGCGCGGAGGTCGGCGAGTACCGCGGGTGTGATCCGGCACGGGCCGGTGTGCTGCGCGCCGCCGTGGACCACCCGGTGGCCGATGCCGAGCACGTGCGCCCCGCCGTAGTGGGTGCGGAGCCAGCCGGCGAGCACGGCGAGCGCGGTGCGACCGTCCGTCACCGAGCCGCCGAGATCGTCGTCGGCGAGCCGCGCGCCGGCCTCGTCGCTCACCGTGAGCCGCGGCTTGACGCCGATCCCGTCGATCTGGCCGCGCGCCTCGAGCTGCCACGTCGCTTCGGCGGGACGCCGGTACACGCAGAACTTCAGGCTCGACGAGCCGGCGTTGAGTACGAGGCTGTAGTCGTCCATGGTGGGCCTTGCTGCTGCGATTTCCCGCCTCCTTCGGGGGCGGACGGTGCGTCGGGTCAGTCGCCGCGCAGGAGCTCGCGCTTCGCCGCGGCGAGCTCCTTGCGGACCGCCGGCCCGACCTCGGGATACTCGAGGTCGAGCGACGCGAGCGCGTCGATCACCGCGGCCGCGACGACGACGCGCGTGAACCACTTGTTGTCCGCCGGCACCACGTACCACGGCGCCTCCGGCGTCGCGGTGCGACGGATCGTGTCCTCGTAGGCTTCCATGTACTGTTTCCAGTAGCCGCGCTCCCTGGTGTCGGCGGCCGAGAACTTCCAGTTCTTCTTGGGGTTCTCGAGGCGCTCGAGGAAGCGGCGCTTCTGCTCGTCGCGCGAGACGTGCAGGAAGAACTTCCGGATGCAGACGCCGTTGCGGGCGAGGTACCGTTCGAAGCCGACGATGTCTTCCGAGCGCTCCTTCCAGATCTTCTTCGTGACCAGCTCGGGCGGGAGCTTCTGCCGTTCGAGGATCTCGCGGTGGACGCGGACGACCAGCGTCTCCTCGTAGTAGCTGCGGTTGAAGATGCCGATCCTGCCGCGCTCCGGCAGGCTCTTGGTGCAGCGCCAGAGGAAGTCGTGGTCGAGGTCCTCGTTGCTCGGCGCCTTGAACGAGTAGACCTGGCAGCCCTGCGGGTTCACGCCCGACATGACGTGCTTGATGGCGCCGTCCTTGCCGGCGGCGTCCATGGCCTGGAAGATCAACAGCACGGCCCAGCGGTCCTGGGCGTAGAGCCGGTCCTGCAGCTCGGCGAGCGCGTCGATGCCGATCTGCAGCGCCTCCTTGGCGCGGGGCTTGTCCTCGGAGGTGAGGTCGAGCGTGTCGCCGGGATCGACGTCGTCGAGACGGAACTTCTTGCCGTCGGTGACGCGGAACGGCTTGGCGAACGCGTGGGCGCGCTTCAGGATCTCCTCGAGGGCCATTGCCATGGGCGGGTCTCCCGTGCCTCAGCGCCAGCGCGCGACCATGCGGGCGCGCCGGACGATCGCGAAGCGCGTGACGACCGAGTCGCGGCGGTCGGAGGGCGCGATGCTGGTGAGGTCGTTGAGCCCGCCGTAGCGGGCGTTGCCGCCGACGAGGGCGCGGAGCTTGCCGCCCTTCAGGACCTGGTAGCCATCGAGGTGGGTCCACTGCTGCTGCTTGCCCCAGCCGGCGTCGCGGCCGAAGCGGGTGTAGACGTCGGGCGGCACGCAGACGAGTCGGTGCTCCTTCGGGTCGAGCCCGAGCTCCGCGAGG
Proteins encoded in this region:
- a CDS encoding polyphosphate kinase 2 family protein, which codes for MALEEILKRAHAFAKPFRVTDGKKFRLDDVDPGDTLDLTSEDKPRAKEALQIGIDALAELQDRLYAQDRWAVLLIFQAMDAAGKDGAIKHVMSGVNPQGCQVYSFKAPSNEDLDHDFLWRCTKSLPERGRIGIFNRSYYEETLVVRVHREILERQKLPPELVTKKIWKERSEDIVGFERYLARNGVCIRKFFLHVSRDEQKRRFLERLENPKKNWKFSAADTRERGYWKQYMEAYEDTIRRTATPEAPWYVVPADNKWFTRVVVAAAVIDALASLDLEYPEVGPAVRKELAAAKRELLRGD
- a CDS encoding acetate/propionate family kinase, with protein sequence MDDYSLVLNAGSSSLKFCVYRRPAEATWQLEARGQIDGIGVKPRLTVSDEAGARLADDDLGGSVTDGRTALAVLAGWLRTHYGGAHVLGIGHRVVHGGAQHTGPCRITPAVLADLRALIPLAPLHQPYNLAAIEAVRERLPDVPQVACFDTSFHRGQPAVAELVPLPKAVRDAGVQRYGFHGLSYEYIASVLPEVAPTVADGRVIVAHLGSGASLCALRGRKSIDSTLGFTALDGLCMGTRPGTVDPGVILHLFQTMGRSAKEVEAMLYKQSGLLGISGVSNDMRDLLASTDPAARLAIDYFVYQAAKQVGALAAVLGGVDALVFTAGIGERSAEIRRRVCEASAWLGVTLDADANAAHGPRITTADSRVSAWVIPTNEELMIARHTAALLGISGLRA